Proteins encoded together in one Thalassotalea crassostreae window:
- a CDS encoding GNAT family N-acetyltransferase — MSSVEIRPANVNDIDVVVPCIYSSGPIAFDYVFSDGMDFLKQSFKKGQCQFGFQNHYVAEQNETVVASIACFDRNQLNAMELPCIKEIFQYYGWRSIPVLLRGLSIERLIPKPIQHSLYIAHVGVTPEQRGTGIGTQLIAWAKEKAQRQGYQSLTLDVAKANDGADKLYHSLGFEDLKLRHSKIANLCDHKTMILKLR; from the coding sequence ATGTCATCAGTCGAGATTCGCCCCGCTAATGTCAACGACATTGATGTTGTTGTACCTTGCATTTATAGCTCTGGACCGATTGCCTTTGACTATGTGTTTAGTGATGGCATGGATTTCCTCAAGCAGAGCTTTAAAAAAGGGCAATGCCAATTTGGCTTTCAAAATCATTATGTAGCCGAGCAGAATGAAACTGTAGTCGCATCCATTGCTTGTTTTGATCGCAACCAATTAAACGCTATGGAGCTGCCGTGTATAAAAGAAATATTTCAATATTATGGCTGGCGTTCAATACCGGTATTACTGCGTGGGTTGTCTATTGAACGATTGATACCAAAACCAATTCAACACAGTCTATATATCGCTCATGTTGGCGTAACGCCTGAGCAAAGAGGCACAGGTATAGGAACTCAACTCATCGCTTGGGCAAAAGAAAAAGCACAGCGACAAGGTTATCAATCGTTGACACTCGATGTGGCAAAAGCCAATGATGGTGCAGATAAGTTATATCATTCTTTGGGATTTGAAGATTTAAAACTGCGACATTCAAAAATTGCTAACCTGTGCGATCATAAAACGATGATTCTAAAGCTTAGATAG
- a CDS encoding ribonuclease E inhibitor RraB: protein MTRDLAKFPTDPNGNMLWHMALEGDDLLQPREIQFSVIFPSQEKALEFGGVLLANNQKLSFCPYLENPENPWEITAYPEMPASYDNIIGYQMLLETHARKFDGVYDGWYCPPQ from the coding sequence GTGACAAGAGATCTAGCGAAATTTCCGACCGACCCTAATGGCAATATGTTGTGGCATATGGCGTTAGAAGGTGATGATCTGCTTCAGCCAAGAGAAATACAATTTTCAGTAATATTTCCTAGTCAGGAAAAAGCACTGGAATTTGGCGGTGTTTTATTGGCGAACAATCAAAAACTTTCATTTTGTCCTTATTTAGAAAACCCGGAAAACCCATGGGAAATTACCGCCTACCCTGAAATGCCAGCAAGTTACGATAATATTATTGGCTATCAAATGTTATTGGAAACACATGCTCGCAAATTCGATGGTGTTTACGATGGCTGGTATTGTCCTCCTCAATAA
- a CDS encoding ACP phosphodiesterase: MNYLAHLYLAKPNSYSLAGNLMGDFTRGLDIQSLPIEIQKGIKNHRSVDKFTDNHHAVRQLKPLLTDKRKRFSGIISDVVFDHFLAKHWHLFSDQKFSDFNQHCYQQLLSVIDHMPPRMQFVVTKMAEQDWLSSYQHLEMTGRAIDNLSKRIRFENNLHGAIEEVEQHYQHYHDAFMQMFPDLKDHVSQNIIE, from the coding sequence ATGAATTATCTCGCACATTTATATTTAGCAAAACCAAACAGCTATTCATTGGCGGGCAATTTAATGGGCGACTTTACCCGCGGTCTTGACATACAGTCGCTACCTATAGAGATACAAAAGGGTATTAAAAACCATCGCTCTGTTGATAAATTTACCGACAACCATCATGCGGTTCGACAATTAAAACCACTATTAACTGATAAACGAAAGCGATTTTCTGGCATTATTTCAGATGTTGTCTTTGATCATTTTTTAGCGAAACATTGGCATTTATTTAGCGATCAAAAGTTTAGCGATTTTAATCAACATTGCTATCAACAACTGTTGTCAGTTATCGACCATATGCCACCGCGGATGCAATTTGTGGTAACTAAAATGGCAGAGCAAGATTGGCTCAGCAGTTATCAACACCTTGAGATGACAGGAAGGGCAATAGATAATCTGTCAAAACGTATTCGGTTTGAGAATAATTTGCATGGCGCAATCGAAGAAGTAGAGCAACATTACCAACATTATCACGACGCATTTATGCAAATGTTTCCAGACCTAAAAGACCATGTATCGCAAAATATAATTGAATGA
- a CDS encoding peptidylprolyl isomerase, giving the protein MKPFILKITYVYVICVLALLIGVAFDNDPASSALQQHIATLKIDKSEPNWKRNLSLPPKLSFAENKSYYWEMVTNKGPIEIELLPQYAPMHVSSTMFLTEIGFYNDLKFHRVMPGFMMQGGDPMGTGQSGPGYQYDGEFHKAARHNQPGILSMANRGPGTDGSQFFITFKETRWLDNKHTVFGKVTNGFETLSAIEAQGSQSGRTKEELKILTASIVVKNKESKK; this is encoded by the coding sequence ATGAAACCATTTATTTTAAAAATTACTTATGTCTATGTTATTTGTGTACTAGCGTTGCTTATCGGCGTTGCGTTTGACAATGACCCTGCATCGAGTGCTTTGCAACAGCACATCGCGACATTAAAAATTGATAAATCTGAGCCTAATTGGAAAAGAAATTTAAGCTTACCACCAAAACTTAGCTTTGCAGAAAACAAAAGTTATTATTGGGAAATGGTGACCAACAAAGGTCCAATCGAGATTGAGTTGTTACCACAATATGCACCAATGCATGTTTCAAGTACGATGTTTCTAACTGAAATTGGATTTTATAATGATCTTAAATTCCACCGCGTTATGCCTGGTTTTATGATGCAAGGTGGTGATCCAATGGGGACTGGTCAATCGGGCCCAGGTTATCAATACGATGGTGAGTTTCATAAAGCAGCTCGTCACAACCAACCTGGCATTCTTTCAATGGCCAATCGCGGCCCAGGAACTGACGGGTCGCAATTTTTTATCACCTTTAAAGAAACCCGCTGGTTAGACAATAAGCACACCGTATTTGGTAAAGTTACTAATGGTTTTGAAACACTTTCTGCGATTGAAGCACAAGGTAGTCAATCAGGCAGAACTAAAGAAGAGTTAAAAATACTCACAGCTTCGATTGTCGTTAAAAATAAAGAGTCGAA